From Syntrophorhabdales bacterium:
TCGCTCTTGCATCGGGCATCGGCATAGGGATCGCGGCCCTGGGCGGAGCGCTCGGGCAGGGCAGGGCGGTCGCATCTGCACTGGACGGGATTGGTCGAAATCCCGGAGCGTCTGGGAAGATTTTGACTCCGATGATTATCGGTCTTGCAATGATCGAGTCTCTGGTCATTTATTCCCTCGTAGTCTCTTTGATGCTGTATTTGAAGCTTTAGTTCCCGATCGGATGACAAGGGAGAGGGGCAGACTAAAGAAGACATGGGGGTTTGCCCCTGAAAAAGGGGTTGATGGAAGAGCAGCATAAAGAGAGGGAGCCCGGCACTATTGGTCAACTCTACCACATGGTGCGGGACTTCCTGAGAGACTTCTGGCGCGAATCAAAGAAAGGAACCATCAGACACAAGAAAGGCATAGTGGTTTTCTTTGCCTTTGTGTTTGTCTGTGTCGCCATTCTTGTAATAGGCGCATTCAAGCTGTCGGAGACCCCGGCCTTCTGTGGCGTCTGCCATAACATGAAGGTCTATGTGGACTCCTGGAAAGCGTCCACCCACCGCAAGGTCGCCTGCATCGAGTGTCACTACAAACCGGGATTCGCAAACCATCTCAAGGGGAAGTGGAGAGATGGCCAGCTTTCTCTAGCGTACTTTATCACAGGCAAAGGCCCCACCAAGCCTCACGCTGAGATAGACGATGCAAGCTGCCTGCAGAGCGGCTGCCACAAGCGGGAAGACCTGCGAACGCCGGTTGTTTTCAAGAACGTGGTATTTAACCATCCCGACCACATCGAACAGATGCGGAGACAAAAGCAGCTTCGCTGCACCACCTGCCATTCGCAGATCGTGCAGGGAGCCCATATGATTGTCACTGACGTCGAATGCTTCATCTGCCACTTTTACAAGACCAAAGAACAGAAGGGATATATAACCGGATGCGGCTCCTGCCATTTTGAGGCGCGGGGCGACATTCAGGTGAGCCCGAACTTCGTCTTCAACCACAAGAGTTATATAGCCAGGGGAATCAAGTGCGAGCAATGCCATACCACGGTGGTGTCAGGAGACGGACACGTACCGGAATTTGCTTGTCTTCAGTGCCACAATAGACGCGAGATATTGACCGCCAAGTATACGCCCGAGTTTCTCCATAAGAATCACGTGACAGATCACAAGGTGGAATGTTTCAGCTGTCACTCAGCAATAAAACATCAAATAGTCGGCCTGCATTACAAAGGACAGCCTGCCGACGCGTGTTCCGATTGTCATGCGGGCGGCGTGCATATGGAAAAAATAAACATGTACCTGGGCAAAGGAGCACGCCTGGCGAACGAGCAGCCGAACAGGATGGCTGTCATCAATATGGATTGTGATGTCTGCCACGGGAAGCAACTGGATCGGAAAGCCGTGCGCGG
This genomic window contains:
- a CDS encoding ATP synthase F0 subunit C gives rise to the protein MKKLFSVLVLLGVLMAFSCGVAMAAEEGKGLDPQVKAMIALASGIGIGIAALGGALGQGRAVASALDGIGRNPGASGKILTPMIIGLAMIESLVIYSLVVSLMLYLKL
- a CDS encoding cytochrome c3 family protein, which translates into the protein MEEQHKEREPGTIGQLYHMVRDFLRDFWRESKKGTIRHKKGIVVFFAFVFVCVAILVIGAFKLSETPAFCGVCHNMKVYVDSWKASTHRKVACIECHYKPGFANHLKGKWRDGQLSLAYFITGKGPTKPHAEIDDASCLQSGCHKREDLRTPVVFKNVVFNHPDHIEQMRRQKQLRCTTCHSQIVQGAHMIVTDVECFICHFYKTKEQKGYITGCGSCHFEARGDIQVSPNFVFNHKSYIARGIKCEQCHTTVVSGDGHVPEFACLQCHNRREILTAKYTPEFLHKNHVTDHKVECFSCHSAIKHQIVGLHYKGQPADACSDCHAGGVHMEKINMYLGKGARLANEQPNRMAVINMDCDVCHGKQLDRKAVRGSCKDCHGTITDGMVDRWQKLVKDSQQEIMKLLNELKSAAGQGAASPAIKKVMDDALFNYNFLTRGNGVHNIVYSMQIVNATKNALQEAKAKVKGEASFKPVPFKLSCTQICHGEIMDKKVSFGSVSFVHEIHAGGEDSCLKCHSAYADHGKTALKGCSECHHGEGMGKVSCKDCHAAEYAMYTGAGVKGVKEAKDSMFGKVTCVECHKSVKQGKKETLAAIKANCAACHSKEQADLVQDWSKQNKDISTKYTPVLAGFQKEIAAIETKEGRHSVPLRARYDEINQELSFILKGNYAHNPEYADAIVAKMSRDAKALDEMIKTKKAGKEIFVPAPQQVKQEKAKP